CACGGCACGCGAGGTGATCGCCCGTGATCCGATTTCGTCGTAACTGAGCATCCGAAAAATCTCCCCAAATCCCGGCAGCGTTTTTTCCAAATACCGCACTACCACATCATAGGTATTATCCCGTGGCGCAATGCCCGTGCCCCCATTGAACAACACTGCATCTAGCCCATCGCCAACGCCAAACCTTTCTAAAAGCGCGGCGATCGCCGCCGGGTCATCTTTAACCACCCGATAAACCGTAATCTCATGACCCTCAGCCAGCAAAAGATCCTGCATAACCTTGCCACTCTTGTCCGTAGCCGGCGATCGCGTATCACTGACAGTGATCACACCACAACAAATCATACGAGAATCTACATCAGGGTGGGGGAAAGGAAGGGACATGGTGTGTAAAGATAATGAGCAATTGTACTGAAGACCATTGGGAGTCCCCAGATGTTAGACGAAAAAGCAAAAAAAGAAATACTACTCAAGATTCCCCACGCATTATATATTTGCGGCGTGCGGGACGGCGATGAAATGAATGGCTTTACCGCCAGTTGGGTGATGCAAGGCTCCTTCAAGCCGCCCCTCATTATTAACTGTGTCCGCTCAGATTCTGGCTCCCACGCCATGCTCAAAAAAACAGGCGTTTTTACCCTCAGTTTCCTTGAGAACACTCAAAAAGACATGGCAGCCAACTTCTTTAAGCCCAAGCGTCGTGTCGGCAACAAATTTGAAGATGTCGAGTTTTACGAAGGCGAAGAAACCGGCTGCCCCATTATCAAAGACTCCCTCGGCTACGTCGAATGCAAAGTAGTCGGCACAGTAGAAAAAGGCGATCACACCGTTTTTGTCGGAGAAGTCATCGGCGCAGGCGTACACCGTGACGGTAAAATCCTTGACCTTGAAAGCACAGGCTGGAGTTACGGCGGCTAACCCTACTATCTATCCACACGAGTTTAATCATAAAAAACGGTGGGTGACACCGAATCGTCCCCTCCAAACTTAGTCTCACAAACCGACCAACCATTCCACCCACCCTACGACTTGATATCTGATATCTGATGTCTGATAACTGTTCACTGATACCTGATAACTGTTCACTGGTAACTGTTCACTGATAACTGTTCACTGATACCTGATACCCATGCCATTAATTAAAGTTCAAACCTCCCTCGCTGCCCCCGCCAAAGATGAAGTTGAATCAATGTTGTTGTCTCTATCCAGCAAGCTCGCCTCTCACCTCAGCAAACCAGAATCCTACGTAATGACAGCTTTCGAGCCAGAAGTTGCCATGACCTTTGCTGGCACAACAGAACCCGTGTGCTACGTTGAAATCAAAAGCGTGGGCACAATGGGCGATCGCACCCAAACGATGAGCGAAGACTTTTGCAATGAGATTAGTCAAACCCTTGGCATAGACAAAAATCGCATTTATATCGAATTTGCCGATGCCAAAGGCTCCATGTGGGGTTGGAACGGTCGCACCTTCGGCTAAGAAATTTGTTTGATTTTCACAAAAAAAGCCCCCATTTGCCATAAAGCATAGGGGGTTAATTGTTTTGAATGTTCTTATGGCCCTTACAATTCCAGCTGCCATAGGGATTCAGCAGAAATTTAGACCCTAATACATTAGGTACTGACCCTTACTATCAGGAT
The window above is part of the [Limnothrix rosea] IAM M-220 genome. Proteins encoded here:
- a CDS encoding molybdenum cofactor biosynthesis protein B, producing MSLPFPHPDVDSRMICCGVITVSDTRSPATDKSGKVMQDLLLAEGHEITVYRVVKDDPAAIAALLERFGVGDGLDAVLFNGGTGIAPRDNTYDVVVRYLEKTLPGFGEIFRMLSYDEIGSRAITSRAVAGTYRGKVIFSVPGSSGAVRLAMTKLILPELRHLVKQLTTINK
- a CDS encoding flavin reductase family protein codes for the protein MLDEKAKKEILLKIPHALYICGVRDGDEMNGFTASWVMQGSFKPPLIINCVRSDSGSHAMLKKTGVFTLSFLENTQKDMAANFFKPKRRVGNKFEDVEFYEGEETGCPIIKDSLGYVECKVVGTVEKGDHTVFVGEVIGAGVHRDGKILDLESTGWSYGG
- a CDS encoding phenylpyruvate tautomerase MIF-related protein, which gives rise to MPLIKVQTSLAAPAKDEVESMLLSLSSKLASHLSKPESYVMTAFEPEVAMTFAGTTEPVCYVEIKSVGTMGDRTQTMSEDFCNEISQTLGIDKNRIYIEFADAKGSMWGWNGRTFG